TTCGCTCGAACGCTCCGCTGGCCGCCAGGACTCGCTGGTCGGCGAACCGCGGCCCGACGATTTGCATCCCGACCGGGAGCCCGCCTCGGGTGACCCCAGCCGGGACCGAAGCCGCCGGGTGCCCCGTCAAGTTAAACAACCAGGTCAGGGCCCACTCGAGCACCGGGTCGACGGACTCGCCCTCGACTTCTTCGGGCCCCCACTTCCCGTGCTCGAACGGGGGGACAGCGATTGTCGGGAGCAGTAGCAGGTCGTACTCCGCGAACAGCGACTGGAACGCTTCGAAAACCTCCGTCCGGACCACGTCTGTCCGTCGGTACTCGACGGCACCGAGTTCCATCGCCGCCTCGGCGTCGGCGACGTTCTGGGCGTCCAGCGCTTCGCGGTGCTCGCCCAGGAGGTCCGTGCCGTCCTGTTTCATGTGCTCCAGTGCCTCTGCAAGTACGACCGAGAATCCGGTCTTCCAGCAGCGGTACATTTCCGTCCGCGAACGGGGTAGCTCCGGGTCAACTTCTACGAACTCCGCCGGTCCGGACTTGAACGCGTCGACCGCCTCGTGGAACCGTCGGCGGACACGCTCGTCGACTGGGAAGGTCCCACCGAGGTCCACCGAGTAGGCGATAGTCATATCCGAGATGGGGCGACGGGTCGCCGCCACGAAGTCGCTCTCGCCGGTCTCGACGGTGAACGGGTCAGACGGGTGGTATCCCGACAGCACGTCGAGAACCATCGCGGCGCCCTCGACGGTCCGCGTTAACGCGCCCCGTCCGCGCATCGGCGTGTGATGCGCGAAGCCGTCGGGGCGGAGTGGAATCGGGACACGCCCGAAGGACGGCTTCATGCCGAAGACGCCACACGCACTCGCCGGGATACGGAGGGAGCCACCGCCGTCGGTCCCGAGTCCGATAGGGGCCATCCCGTCACCGGCGGCCGCGGCGCTCCCGCCAGAGGACCCACCGGCCATCCGCGTCCGGTCGAACGGTGTCCCGGTCGCTCCGAACAGGTCGTTGTCTGTGACCCCCTTCGTCGCGAACTCCGGGGTGTTCGTCTTCCCGATGACGACGGCACCGGCCTCCCGTAGCTGGCGAACTGTCAGGTCGTCCTCTTCGGCGACGTTTTCAGAGAGCGGGACACACCCGTTGGTAAACCGTTTGCCGCCGACTGCGTAGTTGTCCTTCACCGCTACCGGTAGGCCATGGAGCGGCCCGAGCTCCTCACCCTCACGGCGTGCCCGGTCAGCCTCCCGGGCGGCCGCCAACGCATCCCTCTCGAACACCTCCACGAAGGCGTTCGTCCGCTCGTCCCTGTCCTCGATACGTTCGAGATGGGCTTCGACGACGTCCACAGCGGAGACGGTGTCACGCCGCATCTCCAGTGCGAGCTCCGGGACTGAACGGAAACAGAGTGGGTCTGTCACACGTTACCGAGGATATCCGTCGTAGTTAACGTTGGGTCACGCGCAACTCTTTCCTCCCACCGCCTCTGTTCGGTGTTCAGTCACTGCGGATTCCGTCTGCGCGACCAGCGGGGGGCTCACGACACCGGCAATCCCCCTCACCTACCGGGCGCACACACGGGAGACACGCCGGTCACTCCTCTGCCGCATCGATGACCTCGTAGTTGATGTTCTGGTCGCCGAGCGTGTCCGTGTGACTCGACACGTGGTCCGCTGCGGCCAGCAGGAGCACGTCGAGCCCCTTCGTCGCTGCTTCCTGGACTGCCGTGGCGCTCCCGAACCGGATGTCTACCTCGACAGCCGCGCCGGTGGCCGCAGCGAGGGCTTCGACGCCGGCGACCGCGACGAGGTCGTGGGACTCGGCCAGCGCGGCGACCCGCTCGGGGTCGACCGCGCTGCTGCCGCCGTCCTGCACCTTCGGGATGGAGACGACCGTCACGTCTCCGAGTTCGTAGTCGACGACGCCCTCGACGTTCGTGACGCCGACGTCGGTGCCGGCGACCCCGTCCGTGACTGCAACTGCAGTTGCACTCCCCGTCGCGCCGGCCATCGCACGGAGGGTCCCGTCTTGCATGGTCAGCGACACGGTCTCGCCCTCGCTGATGTCCGTCGTCGCGAGCACCGTCTCGACGTCGACCTGCCCGACGACGTCTTCCGAGACGTGCTCGACGAAGCTCCGGAGGCGGTCGGTCTGTGAGATGAGCCAGTCGACGCCCTCCTTGGTCACCTCGTAGCGACCGCGGCCCTGCTTGTCGACGTGCTCCAGCTCGACCAGGTCCTGCAGGTAGTTGCTCACGGCCTGTGACGTGATGCCGATCTCGTCGG
This DNA window, taken from Haloarcula ordinaria, encodes the following:
- a CDS encoding MarR family transcriptional regulator, which gives rise to MTTSPTDQDDYGVLRSKRDATRYQILVEIAERQPAVSQREIADEIGITSQAVSNYLQDLVELEHVDKQGRGRYEVTKEGVDWLISQTDRLRSFVEHVSEDVVGQVDVETVLATTDISEGETVSLTMQDGTLRAMAGATGSATAVAVTDGVAGTDVGVTNVEGVVDYELGDVTVVSIPKVQDGGSSAVDPERVAALAESHDLVAVAGVEALAAATGAAVEVDIRFGSATAVQEAATKGLDVLLLAAADHVSSHTDTLGDQNINYEVIDAAEE
- a CDS encoding amidase, coding for MTDPLCFRSVPELALEMRRDTVSAVDVVEAHLERIEDRDERTNAFVEVFERDALAAAREADRARREGEELGPLHGLPVAVKDNYAVGGKRFTNGCVPLSENVAEEDDLTVRQLREAGAVVIGKTNTPEFATKGVTDNDLFGATGTPFDRTRMAGGSSGGSAAAAGDGMAPIGLGTDGGGSLRIPASACGVFGMKPSFGRVPIPLRPDGFAHHTPMRGRGALTRTVEGAAMVLDVLSGYHPSDPFTVETGESDFVAATRRPISDMTIAYSVDLGGTFPVDERVRRRFHEAVDAFKSGPAEFVEVDPELPRSRTEMYRCWKTGFSVVLAEALEHMKQDGTDLLGEHREALDAQNVADAEAAMELGAVEYRRTDVVRTEVFEAFQSLFAEYDLLLLPTIAVPPFEHGKWGPEEVEGESVDPVLEWALTWLFNLTGHPAASVPAGVTRGGLPVGMQIVGPRFADQRVLAASGAFERIKPWHDTYDELR